In the Triticum urartu cultivar G1812 unplaced genomic scaffold, Tu2.1 TuUngrouped_contig_3663, whole genome shotgun sequence genome, TAAAGTAACCCAGACCGTGGGTCTTCTTGCGGAATTGCTTGCGTCAATTCTATCTCGTTTCTTTGTACTTATTCTCTTAGTTAGTTCAGTATTCAGACTCTGCTTGCTACTTAATTATGGTGTTAGCTAGTTTAATTTAATTATGTGGCCTGCCTGTAGCGTCATTTTTTTCTTTCCAACAATCTAGACACAGATGAGGTGCTAGCTAGCTACTTCGATAAATctccatgcttatgaacaaaacaCAAGATTTGGACGGATAAAAAATTGCTCAAAGTTCATCAATATATTCTTCGTAATGAGTGTTTGTCGCCAGTGTGGTCTCCATCTTCACATGTATTATTCTGATATATCATAAGCTTTGAGTCCAGCTCTTTGGTTGTTTTCTGAACCTTACCTGATTGGTACAGCTGAATTGAATTTGTTCCATGGAGGACCTACCGGAGGCTCTGCTGACAGAGATTCTCAACAGGATCACCAGGACAAGTGATCTCAACTCTCTTTCCCTTGTGTCAAAGCAGCTCTACAAGATAGAGGGGAGTCAAAGGGGTGCTATCCGTGTTGGTTCCGGTCTTTGCACTGCTGCAAGAGCACTGACATCATTGTGCGCCCGCTTCCCAAATCTGCGGAAAGTGGAAATCGATTACTCTGGCTGGATACCTGGACATGGAAAGCAGCTAGACAACAAGGGCCTTCTTGTGTTTTCATCTCACTGTTCCTCGTTGATTGACCTCACCTTAAGCTTCTGTTCATGCATCGATGACTCTGGGCTTGGTTGCTTAGCGAATTGCAAGAAATTGGTGTCTCTCAGGCTGAACTCCACACCACAAATAACTTCGATTGGGCTTTTCTCGGTTGCAGTTGGTTGCACAAGTCTATCTGCTCTCCACCTTATTGATTGCGAGAAAATCGACAGTGTAGAGTGGCTGGAATACCTTGGTAGGGATGGATCGTTGGAAGAGTTTGTAGTGAAGAATTGCAAAAGAATCAATCATCATGACTTCCTAAAGTTTGGTCCAGGATGGATGAAGCTCCAGAAGTTTGAGTTTGAGAGGAAAAGAGGAAAATATGATAGTCTTATAGCCGTAGGTGGTAAGGTCTATGACTCCTCGTACGATGCTCACAGCATGGATATATATGATTTTTGCTGTGAGAGTTTGAAGGATTTAAGGTTGGCGCATATTAAAACTTGGCCAGATGTAGGGCTTCGTGTTGTCCTAGGGAAGTGTAAAGCATTGGAGAAGCTTTGCCTTGAGTATGTTCATGCCCTAAATGATAATGACATGATTGCATTATCTCGGAGCTGCAGCAACCTTAAAAGCATCTCACTTTGGCTCAACCTGCAGCTTTACTCTAGTGATGTCGGCTATTGTGAAACCAGGACGTCATTTACAGATAACAGCCTTTACGCTCTAGCCCTAAACTGTCGTATGCTTCAGATCGCAGACCTCAGCTTTACAGGATGTTCTCGTGACTGGCCATCAGAAATAGGATTCACACAAGAGGGTTTTCTGGTGCTCATTCAGTCCTGCCCGATTCGTGTTCTCGTGCTCAACAATGCCAACTTCTTTGATGACAAGGGGATGAAGGCCCTCGCATCCTCACCTCATCTGGAGACACTCGAGCTTATATTGTGTCATGCAGTAACTGATGTTGGGATGCGCTTCATTGCGCACACCCCATGCTTGAGTAATCTCACACTTCGGATGTGTCATAACGTTACTGATGCCGGAGTGGCTGAACTGGGATGTGTACATAAGTTAGAGTCTTTGGTCATTGAGTATTGTGGTGAGATCTCTCTGGAAGCTGCGCAGGGTGTTGCCAAGTCGGTTCACTACTCCAAGGACTGTTCAGATGCCCTTATGAAGACAATTGGTTTTGGGGCCTATTGATGAAGTGGCCTCCAAAATTTTCAGTATGAATTTGCTGCTGAAGCCATTAAGTTGTTCAGTGTGCATCATTGGATAAGGTTGTGCATCATCCGACCCAGATTCACCTCTCTGAACTTTTTGTTGCCTTCTACCTTCACTGCAATGATTTTCCTTTATGGCAGTCTAGTGATGATCTTTTGACGGCATCTGCTGAATGAAACTTTAGTAGTAGGCACCACTTGTGTATTAATATAAACCGTACGTAATTCTGGTTGCTTAAGTTCTACTCTCTGTAGCCGTTTCGAAACCGGCATAAGTAGGCCTCAAGATTCCTTGTTTTTGCTGTGGAGGCACCATATGACCGTTTGGTGTTATTTGTATTATTTAAGCAAATGTCATGGACCCTTTTTTGT is a window encoding:
- the LOC125527352 gene encoding F-box/LRR-repeat protein 14-like, producing MEDLPEALLTEILNRITRTSDLNSLSLVSKQLYKIEGSQRGAIRVGSGLCTAARALTSLCARFPNLRKVEIDYSGWIPGHGKQLDNKGLLVFSSHCSSLIDLTLSFCSCIDDSGLGCLANCKKLVSLRLNSTPQITSIGLFSVAVGCTSLSALHLIDCEKIDSVEWLEYLGRDGSLEEFVVKNCKRINHHDFLKFGPGWMKLQKFEFERKRGKYDSLIAVGGKVYDSSYDAHSMDIYDFCCESLKDLRLAHIKTWPDVGLRVVLGKCKALEKLCLEYVHALNDNDMIALSRSCSNLKSISLWLNLQLYSSDVGYCETRTSFTDNSLYALALNCRMLQIADLSFTGCSRDWPSEIGFTQEGFLVLIQSCPIRVLVLNNANFFDDKGMKALASSPHLETLELILCHAVTDVGMRFIAHTPCLSNLTLRMCHNVTDAGVAELGCVHKLESLVIEYCGEISLEAAQGVAKSVHYSKDCSDALMKTIGFGAY